One region of Limnospira fusiformis SAG 85.79 genomic DNA includes:
- a CDS encoding RNA recognition motif domain-containing protein has product MSVRLYVGNLPKELDRKELQAVFAEEGDTISAKVITDRKTGKCRGFGFVTVQSDDLADQIVEKYNGFMFGENALKIERAQPRKKNKPESEEGRSSDGGEATATATPGVVAANQSPTSSPSSAPTKSGGGKKKKSNRNQQGSANANSSSTPDSIQPDPRWANELEKLKQMLSAQA; this is encoded by the coding sequence ATGTCCGTTAGATTGTATGTTGGAAACTTACCCAAAGAACTCGATCGCAAAGAATTGCAAGCTGTATTTGCAGAGGAAGGCGATACGATTTCAGCGAAAGTGATAACCGACCGCAAGACTGGAAAATGTCGCGGTTTCGGGTTTGTCACCGTCCAAAGCGATGATTTAGCCGATCAAATCGTTGAGAAGTACAACGGCTTTATGTTCGGGGAAAATGCGCTAAAAATTGAAAGGGCGCAACCTCGTAAGAAAAACAAGCCAGAGTCTGAAGAGGGTCGTAGTTCTGATGGTGGAGAGGCTACAGCTACGGCTACGCCTGGTGTTGTTGCTGCTAACCAGTCTCCCACTTCTAGCCCAAGTTCTGCACCTACAAAAAGTGGTGGTGGTAAGAAGAAAAAATCTAATCGGAATCAACAAGGTTCTGCTAACGCCAACTCTAGCAGCACTCCCGATTCCATTCAGCCAGATCCCCGCTGGGCGAATGAATTAGAAAAGCTAAAACAGATGCTATCTGCTCAAGCCTAA
- a CDS encoding TrkH family potassium uptake protein — protein MTVPRTICLGFLAVIAIGTFFLWMDDTIYHSSFGNPITALFLATSAVCVTGLSVVDVSEFYSFWGHFCLVSLVEIGALGYMTANTILLLLIGRKFGLRDKLALQKSLDTAGIAGVMPLLRSIIATMALFQIAGVILLMMVFLPDYGLKNSLWLAIFHSVNGFNNAGFSLLEESLVDYVSSPIVNITMSILIIFGGLGYQVIMELFLWIKTTLNKEPMRRDFSLHFKVVTSTTIILLFSGFFLFFITEFNNPQTLQSLTIFGKMQAAWFQSVTSRTAGFNTISIGDMTYSGILITMILMFIGASPGSTGGGLKTTTSRILVNCTKAALQGRDEVLCYQRKIPSPLILKAVGVLVGSITVVCVATLLIVIMQPELGFGSIFFEIVSAFGTVGLSTGITGDFSMLSRLIIIATMYIGRVGVLLLMSAVLGDPQPSSIDYPEENLLVG, from the coding sequence ATGACTGTACCAAGAACTATTTGTCTCGGCTTCTTAGCAGTAATTGCGATCGGCACATTCTTCTTATGGATGGATGATACCATTTATCACAGTAGTTTTGGCAATCCTATTACCGCACTATTTCTCGCCACTTCTGCCGTCTGTGTCACGGGTTTATCAGTTGTTGATGTTAGCGAATTTTATTCATTTTGGGGGCATTTTTGTTTAGTTAGCTTAGTGGAAATTGGAGCCTTGGGGTACATGACCGCCAACACCATACTTCTGCTATTAATTGGCAGAAAATTTGGGCTCCGAGATAAATTAGCACTCCAAAAATCTTTGGATACCGCCGGAATCGCTGGAGTCATGCCACTGCTCAGATCTATTATAGCGACTATGGCCTTATTTCAAATTGCCGGAGTTATCTTATTAATGATGGTTTTTCTTCCGGATTATGGCTTAAAAAATAGTCTGTGGCTGGCTATATTTCATAGTGTAAATGGCTTTAATAATGCCGGATTTAGCTTATTGGAAGAGAGCTTAGTTGATTATGTATCCTCTCCCATCGTCAATATAACAATGAGTATTTTAATTATTTTTGGTGGTTTAGGATATCAAGTAATCATGGAACTTTTTTTGTGGATTAAAACTACATTAAATAAAGAACCAATGCGTCGGGATTTTTCTCTACACTTTAAAGTTGTCACCAGTACCACTATAATTCTGCTATTTTCCGGGTTTTTCCTCTTTTTTATCACCGAATTTAATAATCCTCAAACCTTGCAGAGTTTAACCATATTCGGCAAAATGCAAGCCGCCTGGTTTCAATCTGTCACCAGCAGAACCGCTGGATTTAACACCATATCTATAGGAGATATGACATATTCAGGAATTTTGATTACTATGATCCTAATGTTTATTGGTGCTAGTCCAGGAAGTACAGGAGGCGGCTTAAAAACCACTACATCAAGAATATTGGTAAACTGCACCAAGGCAGCCCTACAAGGTCGAGATGAAGTCTTATGTTATCAGCGCAAAATTCCCTCCCCTTTGATTTTAAAAGCCGTCGGAGTTTTGGTCGGTTCCATTACTGTGGTTTGTGTAGCCACATTATTAATTGTGATTATGCAACCAGAATTAGGATTTGGTAGCATCTTTTTTGAAATTGTCTCAGCCTTTGGAACCGTAGGTCTGTCTACTGGCATCACTGGAGATTTTTCGATGCTCAGTAGATTAATTATTATTGCCACCATGTATATTGGTCGGGTGGGAGTATTATTGCTAATGTCTGCGGTTTTGGGTGATCCTCAACCTTCATCAATTGATTATCCAGAAGAAAACCTATTGGTGGGTTAA
- a CDS encoding potassium channel family protein: protein MNLSSLNFFRNLRAEKQQFAVIGLGRFGQAVCSTLNASGYEVLAVDNDEKRVNAALTDRIATHALQLDSTEMSALREAGIFELDTVIVAVGSFLAESITTTLNLKEAGVANVVAKASSETHVKLLKKVGADLVVFPERQMGQELARLLTKPRLVDQFELDPDHSIVEMVVPDDFDTKTIAQLELRSKYGLNLLAIRTENQTLEINPLPNKRLKKGTIMVVLGSNQDINRLPI from the coding sequence ATGAATCTTTCATCTCTTAACTTTTTTCGGAATTTACGCGCCGAAAAACAACAATTTGCAGTCATTGGCTTGGGTCGCTTTGGACAGGCTGTTTGTTCGACTCTCAATGCTTCAGGCTATGAAGTTCTCGCCGTTGATAATGACGAAAAAAGGGTCAATGCGGCTTTAACCGATCGCATTGCTACCCATGCTTTACAATTAGACTCAACCGAAATGTCAGCTTTACGAGAGGCGGGAATATTTGAACTAGACACCGTAATTGTCGCCGTGGGGAGTTTCCTCGCCGAAAGTATTACCACCACCCTTAACCTCAAAGAAGCCGGGGTAGCGAATGTCGTGGCTAAGGCTTCCTCAGAAACCCATGTAAAATTGTTAAAAAAAGTGGGTGCGGATCTAGTTGTGTTCCCCGAAAGACAAATGGGACAGGAGTTGGCGCGACTCCTGACTAAGCCTAGACTCGTGGATCAGTTTGAACTAGACCCTGATCATAGTATCGTGGAGATGGTGGTTCCTGATGATTTTGATACTAAAACTATCGCTCAATTAGAACTCCGTAGCAAATACGGTTTGAACCTATTGGCTATACGCACGGAAAATCAAACACTAGAAATCAATCCCCTACCTAACAAACGTTTAAAGAAGGGGACTATTATGGTGGTTTTGGGGTCAAACCAGGATATTAACCGACTTCCGATTTAG
- the rph gene encoding ribonuclease PH — protein MSWQRPDGRQPHQLRPVQFELDYTQFAAASVLAKSGNTQVLCTVTIQPGVPRFLQDTGKGWLTAEYRMLPGATPQRQPRELMKLSGRTQEIQRLIGRSLRAAVDLQAMGEITVTVDADVLQADAGTRTTSITGGFVALAHAFNKMVKQGQLKRSPIIHQIAAISVGMMHGEPLLDLNYQEDVAADIDFNVVMRDDLGIIELQGTAEAESLNRNQLNQILDYAEKGITELCQLQRQVLGLTD, from the coding sequence ATGTCTTGGCAACGTCCCGACGGTAGACAGCCCCACCAACTGCGCCCTGTACAGTTTGAGCTAGATTATACTCAATTTGCGGCTGCCTCAGTCCTAGCAAAATCCGGCAATACCCAAGTGCTTTGTACGGTAACAATTCAACCGGGAGTACCCCGATTTTTGCAGGATACCGGAAAAGGTTGGTTAACCGCAGAATATCGGATGCTTCCGGGGGCGACTCCCCAACGTCAACCCCGGGAATTGATGAAACTCTCAGGTAGAACCCAGGAAATTCAACGCCTGATTGGTCGTAGCTTACGCGCGGCGGTAGATTTACAGGCTATGGGGGAAATAACTGTTACGGTAGATGCTGATGTGTTACAGGCGGACGCAGGAACCCGCACCACCTCGATTACTGGGGGGTTTGTCGCCCTGGCTCATGCTTTTAATAAAATGGTAAAACAGGGACAGTTAAAGCGATCGCCTATTATTCATCAGATCGCCGCCATTTCTGTCGGAATGATGCACGGGGAACCCTTACTTGATCTCAATTACCAGGAAGACGTAGCAGCCGATATCGACTTTAATGTGGTCATGCGCGATGACCTGGGAATTATTGAACTTCAGGGAACAGCAGAAGCAGAAAGTTTGAACCGAAATCAGTTAAACCAAATCTTAGACTATGCCGAAAAAGGCATTACAGAACTCTGTCAATTACAAAGGCAGGTTTTAGGGCTAACTGATTAA
- a CDS encoding HU family DNA-binding protein, which produces MNKEQLVQETSIKAGVTKKQADAIISAICECIMDAVAEGEKVTLVGFGSFEARHRKAREGRNPSTGQPMTIPATTVPAFSAGKAFKERVANESNENVA; this is translated from the coding sequence ATGAATAAAGAGCAGTTGGTTCAGGAAACATCTATCAAGGCTGGCGTTACCAAAAAACAAGCGGATGCCATTATTTCGGCTATCTGTGAGTGCATTATGGATGCTGTGGCTGAGGGGGAAAAAGTCACTCTAGTGGGCTTTGGTTCCTTTGAGGCTCGCCACCGCAAGGCTCGTGAGGGTCGTAACCCTAGCACGGGACAACCCATGACCATTCCTGCTACTACTGTTCCAGCTTTCTCGGCTGGGAAAGCCTTTAAGGAACGGGTGGCTAACGAAAGTAACGAAAACGTGGCATAG
- a CDS encoding magnesium chelatase subunit H produces MFTYVKPTVRHIKPDSLNGRSLLKVVYIVLEAQYQSALSAAVRAINEKNPNLAIEISGYLIEELRDPENYENLKKDLAEANVFIASLIFIEDLADKVVEAVAPYRDRLDVAVVFPSMPQVMRLNKMGSFSMAQLGQSKSAIAQFMKKRKEKSGSSFQDGMLKLLQTLPKVLKYMPIDKAQDARNFMLSFQYWLGGSPENLENFLLMLAEKYVFKGQEKLHFAEPVTYPDMGIWHPLAPKMFEDVNDYLSWYNGREDIPEDTKDPLAPCVGLVLQRTHLVTGDDAHYVAMVQELEAMGARVVAVFAGGLDFSKPVDTYFWDTPPKGIPAQPLVDIVVSLTGFALVGGPARQDHPKAIDSLKRLNRPYMVALPLVFQTTEEWEESELGLHPIQVALQIAIPELDGAIEPIIVSGRDGATGKAIALQDRIEAICQRALKWANLRKKPKLDKKVAITIFSFPPDKGNVGTAAYLDVFGSIYEVMKALKNNGYDIPEIPESPGALMQQVIHDATAQYQSPELNIAYKMSVEQYERLTPYSERLHENWGPPPGHLNTDGENLLVYGKSFGNLFIGVQPTFGYEGDPMRLLFSRSASPHHGFAAYYTYLEQVWGADAVLHFGTHGSLEFMPGKQMGMSGECYPDNLIGTIPNLYYYAANNPSEATIAKRRSYAETISYLTPAAENAGLYKGLQELNELIGSYQTLKDSGRGVQIVSTIIEKSRMVNLDQDIALPEQDPAELTQEERDHVVGRVYQKLMEIESRLLPCGLHVIGKAPSAEEAIATLVNIASLDREEEGILSLPRIIANSINRDIEELYRNSNQGILADVDQLQHITNATRAAIAALVQEQTDAEGRVSKISQLNFFNMGKKEPWLQALHDLGYTQIDPEPMKPLFEYLEFCLKQVCADNELGALLRALEGEYILPGPGGDPIRNPDVLPTGKNMHALDPQSIPTVAAVKSAQIVVDRLLERQKMENGGQYPETIAVVLWGTDNIKTYGESLAQVMWMVGAKPVPDALGRVNKLELIPLEELGRPRIDVVINCSGVFRDLFINQMNLLDKAVKMAAEADEPLEMNFVRKHALQQAAELGINIRQAATRVFSNASGSYAANVNLAVENSTWESEAELQEMYLNRKSFAFNSDNPGMMDDNRQIFEASLKTADATFQNLDSSEISLTDVSHYFDSDPTKTIASLRKDGKKPASYIADTTTANAQVRTLSETVRLDARTKMLNPKWYEGMLSHGYEGVRELSKRLVNTMGWSATAGAVDNWVYEETNETFIKDEAMQQRLMNLNPHSFRKMVTTLLEVNGRGYWETSEENLDRLRELYQEVEDRIEGIE; encoded by the coding sequence ATGTTTACCTACGTCAAGCCTACCGTTAGACACATTAAACCGGATTCCCTCAACGGACGATCGCTTCTAAAAGTCGTCTATATTGTGCTAGAGGCCCAGTACCAGAGCGCTTTGTCAGCAGCAGTGCGGGCCATAAATGAAAAAAATCCGAACTTGGCGATCGAGATCAGTGGTTATCTGATCGAGGAACTGCGAGACCCGGAAAACTACGAAAACCTTAAAAAAGACCTAGCCGAGGCTAATGTTTTCATCGCCTCATTAATCTTTATCGAAGATTTGGCTGATAAAGTGGTGGAAGCCGTAGCCCCATACCGCGATCGCTTAGATGTGGCGGTGGTGTTTCCTTCCATGCCACAGGTAATGCGCCTTAATAAAATGGGCAGCTTCTCCATGGCACAACTGGGACAAAGCAAAAGCGCGATCGCCCAGTTCATGAAAAAACGGAAGGAAAAATCTGGCTCCTCCTTCCAGGACGGAATGCTGAAACTTCTGCAAACCCTCCCCAAAGTCCTGAAATATATGCCTATTGATAAGGCTCAGGACGCGCGGAACTTTATGCTGAGTTTCCAATATTGGCTGGGTGGTTCTCCAGAAAACCTGGAAAACTTCCTGCTCATGTTGGCAGAGAAATATGTTTTTAAGGGCCAAGAAAAACTGCACTTTGCGGAACCGGTGACGTATCCCGATATGGGAATTTGGCATCCCCTGGCTCCCAAAATGTTCGAGGATGTCAATGATTATCTGAGTTGGTATAACGGGCGCGAAGATATCCCAGAGGACACCAAGGACCCCCTAGCGCCCTGTGTGGGCTTGGTGCTGCAACGCACCCACCTAGTCACGGGAGACGATGCCCATTATGTGGCTATGGTGCAGGAACTGGAAGCTATGGGGGCGCGAGTGGTGGCAGTATTTGCGGGAGGTCTGGATTTTTCCAAACCTGTAGATACCTACTTCTGGGATACGCCACCGAAAGGCATTCCGGCTCAACCTCTGGTTGATATCGTGGTTTCCCTGACGGGGTTCGCATTGGTGGGAGGTCCGGCTCGCCAAGACCACCCGAAAGCGATCGACTCCCTAAAACGGCTCAACCGTCCCTATATGGTAGCCTTGCCCCTGGTATTCCAAACTACGGAAGAATGGGAAGAAAGTGAATTGGGATTGCATCCTATTCAAGTGGCGCTACAAATTGCTATCCCGGAATTGGATGGGGCTATTGAGCCGATTATTGTGTCAGGACGCGACGGAGCGACGGGAAAGGCGATCGCCCTCCAAGACCGCATCGAAGCTATCTGTCAGCGGGCGCTCAAATGGGCTAACCTGCGGAAAAAACCAAAACTTGATAAAAAAGTCGCGATTACTATTTTCAGTTTCCCGCCGGATAAAGGGAATGTCGGAACCGCCGCCTATTTGGACGTATTCGGTTCCATCTATGAGGTGATGAAAGCCTTAAAAAATAACGGTTATGATATCCCGGAAATCCCAGAGTCTCCGGGCGCTTTAATGCAGCAGGTTATCCATGATGCTACTGCTCAATATCAAAGCCCAGAACTGAATATCGCCTATAAAATGTCGGTAGAACAGTATGAACGACTCACCCCCTACTCGGAACGTCTCCACGAAAACTGGGGACCACCTCCGGGACACCTGAACACGGATGGGGAAAATCTGTTAGTTTACGGAAAATCCTTCGGAAATCTGTTTATCGGGGTACAACCGACCTTCGGCTATGAAGGCGACCCCATGCGTTTGCTGTTCTCCCGGTCGGCGAGTCCTCACCACGGCTTCGCGGCTTACTATACCTACCTAGAACAGGTTTGGGGCGCAGATGCTGTGCTGCACTTTGGGACCCATGGTTCCCTAGAATTTATGCCGGGAAAACAGATGGGAATGTCTGGGGAATGCTACCCGGATAACCTGATTGGGACTATTCCTAATCTGTACTATTACGCGGCTAATAACCCCAGTGAGGCGACTATTGCTAAACGCCGTAGCTATGCGGAAACTATCTCTTATCTGACTCCGGCGGCGGAAAATGCGGGACTCTATAAGGGTCTCCAAGAACTTAACGAATTGATTGGGTCTTACCAAACTCTGAAAGATAGTGGTCGCGGGGTGCAAATTGTTAGCACCATTATCGAAAAATCCCGTATGGTGAACTTGGATCAGGATATCGCCCTGCCGGAACAAGACCCAGCAGAACTTACCCAGGAAGAACGCGATCATGTGGTGGGACGGGTTTATCAGAAACTCATGGAAATTGAGTCTCGCCTGCTTCCCTGTGGGTTGCACGTTATTGGTAAGGCTCCGAGTGCGGAAGAGGCGATCGCTACTTTGGTTAATATTGCCAGCTTAGACCGGGAAGAAGAAGGGATACTCAGTCTGCCTCGGATTATCGCTAATAGCATTAATCGGGATATTGAGGAACTCTACCGCAACAGTAACCAAGGCATTCTCGCGGACGTTGACCAATTGCAGCACATCACAAATGCTACCCGTGCGGCGATCGCTGCTTTAGTTCAAGAACAAACCGACGCAGAAGGCCGTGTCTCCAAAATCTCGCAACTCAACTTCTTTAACATGGGGAAAAAAGAACCCTGGTTGCAAGCCTTACACGACTTGGGCTATACCCAGATTGACCCGGAACCCATGAAACCCCTGTTTGAGTATCTGGAATTTTGCTTGAAACAGGTTTGCGCCGATAACGAATTGGGAGCCTTGCTCCGTGCTTTGGAAGGAGAATATATCCTTCCCGGACCTGGCGGCGACCCCATTCGCAACCCCGACGTTCTCCCCACTGGGAAGAATATGCACGCCCTGGACCCTCAGTCTATCCCGACTGTCGCGGCAGTTAAATCGGCTCAAATCGTGGTAGACCGACTCCTAGAACGGCAAAAAATGGAAAATGGGGGTCAATACCCAGAAACTATCGCGGTTGTCCTGTGGGGAACTGATAATATCAAAACCTACGGGGAATCCTTGGCCCAGGTTATGTGGATGGTTGGAGCCAAACCGGTTCCCGATGCTTTGGGTCGGGTCAACAAGTTGGAGTTAATCCCCCTGGAAGAATTGGGCCGCCCTCGCATTGATGTGGTGATTAACTGTTCGGGAGTGTTCCGCGACCTGTTCATCAACCAAATGAATCTGCTCGACAAAGCGGTTAAAATGGCAGCGGAAGCGGATGAACCCCTGGAAATGAACTTTGTTCGCAAACACGCCCTACAACAAGCCGCAGAGCTAGGTATCAACATCCGACAGGCTGCTACCCGTGTTTTCTCCAATGCTTCTGGTTCTTATGCAGCTAACGTTAACTTAGCTGTGGAAAATAGCACCTGGGAAAGTGAGGCAGAATTGCAGGAAATGTATCTAAACCGCAAGTCTTTTGCGTTCAATTCCGATAATCCGGGGATGATGGATGATAACCGTCAGATTTTTGAGGCTTCCCTGAAAACTGCTGATGCTACATTCCAAAACTTGGATTCTTCGGAAATTAGCTTAACTGACGTTTCCCACTATTTCGACTCTGACCCGACCAAAACTATCGCCAGCTTGCGGAAAGACGGGAAAAAACCGGCTTCCTATATCGCGGATACCACGACGGCTAACGCTCAAGTTCGGACTCTCTCGGAAACTGTGCGCCTAGACGCACGGACGAAGATGCTCAACCCTAAATGGTACGAGGGGATGCTTTCTCATGGTTATGAGGGGGTGCGAGAGTTGTCTAAGCGTCTGGTTAATACCATGGGATGGAGTGCTACTGCTGGGGCTGTGGATAATTGGGTTTATGAGGAAACTAACGAAACCTTTATCAAGGACGAGGCTATGCAGCAACGTCTGATGAATCTTAACCCCCATTCTTTCCGTAAAATGGTCACAACTCTGCTGGAGGTGAATGGTCGCGGGTATTGGGAAACTAGCGAAGAAAATCTCGATCGCCTGCGGGAGTTATACCAGGAGGTTGAAGACCGCATTGAGGGGATTGAGTAA
- a CDS encoding zinc metalloprotease HtpX, with translation MSSTDRSKEELNPDLNSLELGLAAIKQKQYQQAIALLEPIADSQPHTKVGFKAQIGLVKAYDRSGQSDRAISLCQTLTLETPEKIRTWASNQLQQLQSRQPNPSVPPTVATGFVPFDPNLQPPKVQSTTPKAKPKPKPIPPLNKPPIEIKSDQPQKQQPQVISNSLPESPPEEAQTWTTPTETETVSHSHQWKEAERATKWRKIGKLKVTRLRIEQFLTVFILLWISPRIVEFLFRNANNILISLPVVRPIQWLYRNPNQWLYWVLGLLFIVSPWLWDGLLKLCYGQETLPRTKLLALSPEANRILQNYCKARNWKFPALRVLPTATPIAMTLGCWPRFVRIVVSQGLLDTLTPDEIATIYAREIASVGNWDFLVMSFITLLVQIPYLIYQYSAIGAQWCFERVRSEPPLIPDVALSILKPATYILRVIAFPVSVLAYGVYQILRFPALWISRRRVYYSDRICCNLTGNPNGLTRALLKMAIGISQTTPQLDNTTFLLEGLDLLTPIAPTQGMTLGSILVSSPPSQLIGLNQGWDIESLLTWDLRNPHRYWLQISNSHPLLGDRLLILNSYGKFWQIETQLNLEVKSLSDSRGDRAQLLMQVAPYLGLAIGLAIGLLIWLLGAIFGKLGIWQLEWLYGDRAILWGCVPIGVSLGIFWRNNQFFPDIKPAAIIHNPNLRDLYCNPDSIPIDSKPICIEGQLIGRSGISNIMGQELILKTASGIVPLHYIPQWTPLANFWQKSIHPSDLIGNSVKITGWWRRGATPWIDIEKLENVADRSRIYGGHPLWSVILAGSLAFGGASIISSGRL, from the coding sequence ATGTCATCTACCGATCGCAGTAAGGAAGAACTAAACCCCGACTTAAATTCCCTAGAGTTGGGGTTAGCAGCGATTAAACAGAAACAATACCAACAGGCGATCGCACTTTTAGAACCCATCGCCGACTCTCAACCCCATACGAAAGTCGGATTCAAAGCCCAAATTGGCTTGGTGAAAGCATACGATCGCAGCGGACAAAGCGATCGCGCCATTTCTCTATGTCAAACACTCACACTAGAGACCCCAGAAAAAATCAGAACTTGGGCTAGTAATCAACTCCAGCAACTCCAAAGTCGCCAGCCTAACCCCTCAGTCCCCCCTACCGTAGCGACAGGATTTGTTCCCTTCGACCCCAACTTACAACCGCCCAAAGTTCAATCAACCACCCCTAAAGCCAAACCAAAACCAAAACCCATCCCCCCATTAAACAAACCGCCAATTGAGATCAAATCAGACCAACCGCAGAAACAACAGCCCCAAGTAATCAGCAATTCTCTCCCAGAGAGTCCCCCAGAGGAAGCGCAAACCTGGACCACCCCGACGGAAACTGAGACAGTTTCACATTCCCATCAATGGAAAGAAGCGGAAAGGGCGACCAAGTGGCGAAAAATAGGGAAACTGAAAGTCACCCGATTAAGGATCGAACAATTCCTAACCGTATTTATCCTGCTGTGGATAAGTCCTCGCATTGTGGAATTTCTGTTCAGAAACGCCAATAATATCCTGATATCCCTACCCGTGGTGCGACCCATTCAATGGCTATACCGCAATCCTAACCAATGGCTGTACTGGGTTTTAGGGTTATTATTTATAGTCTCCCCCTGGCTATGGGATGGATTGCTGAAATTATGTTACGGTCAAGAAACCCTCCCCCGGACGAAATTATTAGCATTATCTCCAGAAGCCAATCGCATCCTACAAAACTACTGTAAAGCGCGAAATTGGAAATTTCCGGCGCTGCGAGTGTTACCAACCGCTACCCCGATCGCCATGACATTAGGATGCTGGCCAAGATTTGTGCGAATTGTGGTTAGCCAGGGTTTACTCGATACCCTAACCCCTGACGAAATAGCTACCATTTACGCGCGAGAAATCGCGAGTGTGGGAAATTGGGATTTTCTGGTGATGTCGTTTATTACCCTATTAGTGCAAATTCCCTACTTGATTTATCAATACTCAGCTATCGGCGCGCAATGGTGTTTTGAGCGAGTTAGGTCTGAACCCCCATTAATTCCTGATGTAGCCCTATCTATATTAAAACCAGCGACCTACATTCTGCGGGTGATAGCTTTCCCGGTTTCGGTATTGGCTTATGGAGTTTATCAGATTCTCCGGTTTCCGGCTTTGTGGATTTCGAGGCGGCGGGTTTATTATAGCGATCGCATCTGTTGTAATTTAACCGGAAATCCCAATGGTTTGACCAGGGCGCTGCTAAAAATGGCTATTGGTATCTCACAGACCACACCCCAGTTAGACAATACTACCTTTTTATTAGAAGGGTTGGACTTATTAACCCCGATCGCTCCTACCCAGGGGATGACTCTGGGTAGTATATTGGTTAGTTCCCCGCCAAGTCAACTGATCGGGTTGAACCAAGGCTGGGACATTGAATCTCTATTAACATGGGATCTGAGAAATCCCCATCGCTACTGGTTACAGATTAGCAATTCTCATCCCCTATTAGGCGATCGCCTACTGATTCTCAACAGTTATGGCAAATTTTGGCAAATAGAAACTCAGTTAAACCTTGAAGTTAAGTCCCTGTCTGATTCGCGAGGCGATCGCGCTCAACTTTTAATGCAAGTCGCCCCTTATTTAGGATTAGCGATCGGATTAGCGATCGGGTTGCTAATCTGGCTATTAGGGGCAATTTTCGGCAAGCTAGGGATTTGGCAACTAGAATGGTTATATGGGGATCGGGCGATTCTGTGGGGTTGTGTTCCCATTGGTGTCAGTTTAGGTATATTTTGGAGAAATAATCAATTTTTCCCCGACATCAAACCCGCGGCCATCATTCACAATCCTAATCTCCGCGATCTATATTGTAATCCCGACAGTATCCCCATTGACAGTAAACCCATTTGCATAGAAGGTCAGCTAATCGGACGGTCGGGAATTAGTAATATCATGGGTCAAGAACTGATCTTAAAAACCGCCAGCGGTATAGTTCCCCTCCACTATATCCCCCAGTGGACACCCCTGGCCAACTTCTGGCAAAAATCCATCCATCCCTCTGATTTGATTGGTAATTCGGTTAAAATAACTGGATGGTGGCGACGGGGGGCTACTCCCTGGATTGATATAGAAAAACTGGAAAATGTGGCAGATCGTAGCCGTATCTATGGCGGACATCCCTTGTGGTCAGTCATTCTAGCCGGATCACTGGCTTTTGGGGGAGCGAGTATCATTTCTAGCGGTAGACTTTAA
- a CDS encoding Uma2 family endonuclease: MVQQVIPETQPTVIYPESDGQPMSDNTQQFRWIVIIKENLEILFSGDENIFVAGDLLWYPVEGNNKIRTAPDVMVACGRPKGDRGSYRQWEEDNIAPQVVFEILSPGNTSKKMAEKLLFYQRYGVDEYYLYDPQSQEITGFLRSENWLESIENMKGWVSPRLQIRFELTETGLEIYRPDGEKFLTPVELDKLRQQERERAEQAELELQQERQRYEQERMKAQQTEIELQEERQRYERLIELLKQQGIDPPQML; the protein is encoded by the coding sequence ATGGTACAACAAGTTATACCCGAAACCCAACCGACAGTTATTTATCCTGAAAGTGACGGTCAACCCATGTCTGATAACACGCAACAATTTCGCTGGATTGTGATTATCAAAGAAAACCTGGAAATATTGTTTTCTGGGGATGAAAATATCTTTGTGGCGGGTGATTTACTGTGGTATCCAGTGGAAGGAAATAATAAAATCCGTACTGCGCCAGATGTCATGGTAGCTTGTGGTCGTCCCAAGGGGGATAGAGGCTCATATCGACAATGGGAAGAGGATAATATCGCGCCGCAGGTAGTATTTGAAATTCTTTCGCCGGGAAATACATCGAAAAAAATGGCGGAAAAACTACTATTTTATCAACGCTATGGCGTAGACGAATATTATCTATATGACCCGCAGTCACAAGAGATAACTGGTTTTTTGCGGTCAGAAAATTGGCTAGAATCGATTGAAAACATGAAAGGTTGGGTTAGTCCTCGGTTACAAATTAGGTTTGAGTTAACAGAAACTGGGCTAGAAATTTATCGACCAGATGGGGAGAAATTTTTAACACCAGTGGAATTAGATAAGTTACGACAGCAGGAACGTGAAAGGGCTGAACAGGCTGAACTTGAGTTACAACAGGAACGTCAACGCTATGAACAGGAACGCATGAAAGCGCAACAGACGGAAATTGAGTTACAGGAGGAACGTCAACGCTATGAACGATTGATAGAGTTATTGAAGCAGCAGGGAATTGATCCACCACAGATGTTGTAA